A genomic window from Georgenia sp. TF02-10 includes:
- a CDS encoding GNAT family N-acetyltransferase, with amino-acid sequence MTQIDVSHDPATRRYVAQVDGATAGFAEYVLTDELVVFTHTEVDFRFEGQGVGSAIARFALDDVRDAGVRKVLPVCPFIKAWMRRHEDYYPLLHNVPASTARD; translated from the coding sequence GTGACCCAGATCGACGTCTCCCACGACCCCGCCACGCGACGGTACGTCGCGCAGGTGGACGGCGCGACCGCCGGTTTCGCCGAGTACGTGCTCACCGACGAGCTCGTGGTGTTCACCCACACCGAGGTCGATTTTCGGTTCGAGGGGCAGGGCGTCGGCTCGGCCATCGCGCGGTTCGCCCTCGACGACGTGCGCGACGCCGGCGTGCGCAAGGTGCTGCCGGTGTGCCCGTTCATCAAGGCGTGGATGCGGCGCCACGAGGACTACTACCCGCTGCTCCACAACGTGCCCGCGTCGACCGCCCGCGACTGA
- a CDS encoding AIM24 family protein: MTAAAWHPDPTGRHELRYWDGTQWTEHVSDGGVQSVSPLAPPEEPGAHTGTHATEPQDGDRPAPDQPADQPVGDGDAWVGETRVVGDQPGHEAEQPAFGEAPPAVAPVAAQPAGAPYGGMPGRGLPGGGAGGVLGGTAGISGDLIDGRFSEKETGPGPALQNSRLLRVRMTEPFMARQGAMVAYQGQVSFAYQGGGAAKFFKKALTGEGLPLMRVEGQGDVFLAEGARHVHVLHLNGSGISVNGANVLAFSAGLDWNIERVKGGSIAAGGLFNTALRGTGWVAITTDGEPVVLNAAEAPTFADMQAIVAWSIDLQTSIHSSFTAGALIGRGSGEAFQVAFGGHGFVIVQPSEGAVVPPHNH, encoded by the coding sequence ATGACCGCCGCAGCCTGGCACCCCGACCCCACCGGCCGCCACGAGCTCCGCTACTGGGACGGCACCCAGTGGACCGAGCACGTCTCCGACGGCGGTGTGCAGTCGGTCTCGCCGCTCGCGCCCCCGGAGGAGCCCGGTGCCCACACCGGCACCCACGCGACCGAGCCGCAGGACGGCGACCGGCCCGCGCCCGACCAGCCCGCCGACCAGCCGGTCGGCGACGGCGACGCCTGGGTGGGCGAGACCCGGGTCGTCGGCGACCAGCCGGGGCACGAGGCCGAGCAACCGGCGTTCGGGGAGGCGCCCCCCGCGGTGGCGCCGGTGGCTGCCCAGCCGGCGGGCGCGCCGTACGGCGGGATGCCGGGCCGCGGCCTGCCGGGCGGTGGGGCCGGTGGCGTGCTCGGGGGCACCGCCGGCATCTCCGGCGACCTGATCGACGGCCGGTTCTCGGAGAAGGAGACCGGACCCGGCCCGGCGCTCCAGAACAGCAGGCTGCTGCGCGTCCGGATGACCGAGCCGTTCATGGCCCGCCAGGGCGCGATGGTCGCCTACCAGGGCCAGGTGTCCTTCGCCTACCAGGGCGGCGGCGCCGCGAAGTTCTTCAAGAAGGCGCTCACCGGCGAGGGGCTGCCGCTGATGCGGGTCGAGGGCCAGGGCGACGTGTTCCTCGCCGAGGGCGCGCGGCACGTGCACGTCCTCCACCTCAACGGCAGCGGGATCTCGGTCAACGGTGCCAACGTGCTCGCGTTCTCCGCCGGGCTCGACTGGAACATCGAGCGGGTGAAGGGCGGCAGCATCGCCGCGGGCGGCCTCTTCAACACCGCGCTCCGCGGCACCGGCTGGGTGGCGATCACGACCGACGGCGAGCCGGTCGTGCTCAACGCCGCGGAGGCCCCGACGTTCGCCGACATGCAGGCGATCGTGGCCTGGTCGATCGACCTGCAGACCTCGATCCACTCCTCGTTCACCGCGGGAGCCCTCATCGGGCGCGGCTCGGGCGAGGCGTTCCAGGTGGCGTTCGGCGGCCACGGGTTCGTGATCGTGCAGCCGTCGGAGGGCGCGGTCGTCCCGCCCCACAACCACTGA
- the rlmC gene encoding 23S rRNA (uracil(747)-C(5))-methyltransferase RlmC yields the protein MTAPPHVLDCRYWDAGVCRSCAWLGRSYDEQLAAKQEAVRALVDRPGLTWLPPVASRPEGFRNKAKMVVGGTAAEPTLGILGPDGGVDLRHCALHTPGIVAALPVLAGFVERAGLQPYDVGSSLPVGRRGELKHLLVTESPDGELMVRWVLRSTADLARVEKHLPWLRAALPQVRVVTVNVQPEHRAVLEGDREVVLTDEATLPMRVDGVTLHLGPRSFFQTNTEVAAALYRQARAWVDELAPATVGDLYCGVGGFALHLAAPGRRVTGVEISADAVAAAARGRDDLGLSPEQVRFVVGDATSYDLGDPPGLVVVNPPRRGLGGDLAGWLERSGVPHLIYSSCNPTTLARDLAAMPSYRPVRARVLDMFPQTSHLEVLVLLTRTRPARTRP from the coding sequence ATGACCGCCCCGCCGCACGTGCTCGACTGCCGCTACTGGGACGCCGGCGTCTGCCGGTCGTGCGCCTGGCTGGGCCGGTCGTACGACGAGCAGCTCGCGGCCAAGCAGGAGGCCGTCCGGGCCCTCGTCGACCGGCCGGGACTGACCTGGCTGCCCCCGGTGGCCAGCCGGCCGGAGGGCTTCCGCAACAAGGCCAAGATGGTGGTCGGCGGGACCGCCGCGGAGCCGACGCTGGGCATCCTCGGGCCCGACGGCGGCGTCGACCTGCGCCACTGCGCCCTCCACACGCCGGGGATCGTCGCGGCGCTCCCGGTGCTGGCCGGGTTCGTGGAGCGGGCCGGCCTGCAGCCCTACGACGTCGGGTCGTCGCTCCCGGTCGGGCGGAGGGGTGAGCTCAAGCACCTGCTCGTGACCGAGTCGCCCGACGGCGAGCTGATGGTGCGGTGGGTGCTGCGGTCGACCGCCGACCTCGCCCGGGTCGAGAAGCACCTGCCGTGGCTGCGCGCCGCCCTCCCGCAGGTGCGGGTGGTGACGGTCAACGTGCAGCCGGAGCACCGGGCGGTGCTCGAGGGCGACCGCGAGGTGGTGCTCACCGACGAGGCGACGCTGCCGATGCGGGTCGACGGGGTCACCCTCCACCTGGGGCCGCGCAGCTTCTTCCAGACCAACACCGAGGTCGCCGCGGCCCTCTACCGGCAGGCGCGTGCCTGGGTCGACGAGCTGGCGCCGGCGACCGTGGGGGACCTCTACTGCGGGGTCGGCGGGTTCGCGCTGCACCTCGCCGCGCCCGGTCGCCGGGTGACCGGGGTGGAGATCAGCGCCGACGCCGTGGCGGCCGCCGCGCGCGGGCGCGACGACCTCGGCCTCTCGCCGGAGCAGGTGCGGTTCGTGGTGGGCGACGCGACGTCGTACGACCTCGGGGACCCGCCCGGCCTGGTCGTCGTCAACCCGCCGCGGCGGGGACTGGGCGGCGACCTGGCCGGCTGGCTGGAGCGCTCCGGCGTCCCGCACCTGATCTACTCCAGCTGCAACCCGACCACCCTCGCCCGCGACCTCGCCGCGATGCCGTCCTACCGGCCGGTGCGGGCCCGGGTGCTCGACATGTTCCCCCAGACCTCCCACCTCGAGGTCCTCGTCCTCCTCACCCGCACCCGACCAGCAAGGACCAGACCGTGA
- a CDS encoding undecaprenyl diphosphate synthase family protein, whose translation MVDWKRGVRRVLYPAYEARVLRRMPDNLPKHVGVMLDGNRRWAKAVGRDTAHGHRAGAANIEPLLTWCEEIGIEVVTLWLLSTDNLNRPADELDPLLEIIADAVDSLADQRRWRLNPVGALDLLPDATAERLKAGAEATAGVDGMLVNV comes from the coding sequence GTGGTCGACTGGAAACGGGGTGTGCGGCGGGTGCTCTACCCGGCGTACGAGGCCCGGGTCCTGCGCCGGATGCCCGACAACCTGCCCAAGCACGTCGGGGTCATGCTCGACGGCAACCGGCGGTGGGCGAAGGCGGTCGGCCGCGACACCGCCCACGGCCACCGGGCGGGCGCGGCCAACATCGAGCCGCTCCTGACGTGGTGCGAGGAGATCGGCATCGAGGTGGTCACCCTGTGGCTGCTCTCGACCGACAACCTCAACCGGCCGGCCGACGAGCTCGACCCGCTGCTGGAGATCATCGCCGACGCCGTCGACAGCCTCGCCGACCAGCGGCGGTGGCGGCTCAACCCGGTGGGCGCCCTCGACCTGCTGCCCGACGCCACCGCCGAGCGGCTCAAGGCGGGCGCCGAGGCCACCGCGGGGGTCGACGGGATGCTGGTCAACGT
- a CDS encoding hemolysin III family protein, with protein MTQAFNHANSRVRAGLDHIGDQISETIADVKPRLRGWLHLASTPVILAAGIVLVAMSPTATTRIGSALYAGTALLLFGVSAIYHRGTWSPKVWTILNRFDHSNIFLMIAGSYTPFSLILLDGLDRVLLLTVVWTGALLGVAFKLFWPSAPRWLSAPIYIALGWAAIFFIPHFFDGALALGVGIGVAVFVLIIVGGALYTVGGVVYGLQRPDPWPRYFGFHEVFHTFTILAFVAHYVGVSLATYSLR; from the coding sequence ATGACCCAGGCTTTCAACCACGCGAACTCCCGGGTCCGCGCGGGCCTGGACCACATCGGCGACCAGATCAGCGAGACCATCGCGGACGTCAAGCCCCGGCTCCGCGGGTGGCTGCACCTCGCGTCGACGCCGGTGATCCTGGCCGCGGGGATCGTCCTCGTCGCGATGTCGCCGACCGCGACGACCCGGATCGGGTCCGCGCTCTACGCCGGCACCGCGCTGCTGCTCTTCGGTGTCTCCGCGATCTACCACCGCGGCACCTGGTCGCCGAAGGTGTGGACGATCCTCAACCGGTTCGACCACTCCAACATCTTCCTGATGATCGCGGGGTCCTACACGCCGTTCAGCCTGATCCTGCTCGACGGCCTCGACCGGGTGCTGCTCCTGACGGTGGTGTGGACCGGGGCGCTGCTCGGCGTCGCGTTCAAGCTGTTCTGGCCCTCCGCTCCGCGGTGGCTGTCGGCGCCGATCTACATCGCGCTCGGCTGGGCGGCGATCTTCTTCATCCCCCACTTCTTCGACGGCGCGCTCGCCCTCGGCGTCGGCATCGGCGTCGCGGTCTTCGTGCTGATCATCGTCGGCGGGGCGCTCTACACCGTCGGCGGCGTGGTCTACGGGCTCCAGCGCCCCGACCCGTGGCCCCGGTACTTCGGGTTCCACGAGGTGTTCCACACCTTCACGATCCTGGCGTTCGTCGCCCACTACGTCGGCGTCTCCCTCGCGACGTACTCCCTGCGCTGA